The following are encoded together in the Streptomyces asoensis genome:
- a CDS encoding serine/threonine-protein kinase, with protein MTPQRNTGAGAEAELPEYAGHYRLQERLGSGGMGVVHLARSTSGMKVAVKVVHAQFALDPEFRGRFRQEVAAARRVSGAFTAPVVDADPEAERPWMATLFIPGPTLAEQVKRNGPLRTGELRRLMAGLAEALRDIHRVGVVHRDLKPSNVLLAEDGPKVIDFGISRPKDSELRTETGKLIGTPPFMAPEQFRRPREVGPAADVFALGSVMVHAATGRGPFDSDSPYVVAYQVVHDDPDLTGVPENLAPLVVRCLAKEPEDRPTPDELMRELRSVAASYDTQAFIPSQRVLEEETGAGHAAAAEASGAKRSLGRKGAAERSGAQGSGAEPSAPESGRAPGPGPERGGRRRWVLAAAGVLSAVLAGGAVLAVQGPGAQDPGKGARNRAGGSSSAAAFTPWSVRPAKSATGAAAGTGAAGLPLCTYDARRLLCAQSGLVSALDAADGRVLWRHALTDDDRPVGAPVPSGGLAQVITHSGRRLEALDPASGATRWQRDLSAFPGVRTVGGTVLLTGTDGRVTGVDAATGRSSWTRRIPGLGQPYFVSFPQDPLAYAQSTTPDGRTRITAVDPATGKVRWDERLAGTLDLVGTTDGSLVLLSRDDDRGTVDAVVRYRPRDKAERRVRLGFALQEPQTTVHGDRVYLLAFDGSLAAVDLAGGKQVWSLQTAVSRGSAPAADGRRVYFSAADGRLLAVDAAKGKLLGQTALRLGADSDKVVATLPAPEAVDGLVYAAAPDGTVFAVDGGDPAGW; from the coding sequence ATGACGCCACAGCGCAACACCGGAGCGGGCGCGGAAGCGGAACTTCCCGAGTACGCCGGTCACTACCGCCTTCAGGAGCGCCTGGGTTCCGGCGGGATGGGCGTGGTGCACCTGGCCCGGAGCACCTCCGGGATGAAGGTCGCGGTGAAGGTCGTACACGCCCAGTTCGCCCTGGATCCCGAGTTCAGGGGCCGGTTCCGGCAGGAGGTGGCCGCCGCCCGGCGGGTGAGCGGGGCGTTCACCGCGCCCGTCGTCGACGCCGACCCGGAGGCCGAACGGCCGTGGATGGCGACCCTGTTCATCCCGGGACCGACCCTCGCCGAACAGGTCAAGCGGAACGGCCCCCTGCGCACGGGTGAGTTGCGGCGGCTGATGGCCGGACTCGCCGAGGCGCTGCGGGACATCCACCGGGTCGGGGTCGTGCACCGGGATCTCAAGCCGAGCAACGTGCTGCTCGCCGAGGACGGGCCGAAGGTCATCGACTTCGGCATCTCCCGGCCGAAGGACAGCGAACTGCGCACCGAGACAGGCAAGCTGATCGGCACGCCGCCGTTCATGGCGCCGGAGCAGTTCCGCCGGCCCCGGGAGGTGGGGCCGGCCGCCGACGTCTTCGCGCTCGGGTCGGTGATGGTGCACGCGGCGACCGGGCGCGGGCCGTTCGACTCCGACAGCCCGTACGTCGTCGCCTACCAGGTCGTGCACGACGACCCGGATCTGACCGGTGTGCCGGAGAACCTGGCGCCGCTGGTGGTGCGTTGTCTGGCCAAGGAGCCGGAGGACCGGCCCACGCCGGACGAGTTGATGCGTGAACTGCGGTCGGTGGCCGCCTCCTACGACACGCAGGCGTTCATACCGTCTCAGCGGGTGCTGGAGGAGGAGACCGGCGCGGGGCACGCCGCCGCCGCGGAGGCGTCCGGGGCCAAGAGGTCCCTGGGGCGGAAGGGCGCGGCGGAGCGGTCCGGGGCGCAGGGGTCCGGGGCGGAGCCTTCGGCACCGGAGTCCGGCCGGGCACCGGGTCCCGGGCCGGAGCGCGGGGGCCGGCGCCGGTGGGTGCTTGCGGCGGCCGGTGTCCTGTCCGCCGTCCTCGCGGGCGGCGCGGTCCTCGCCGTCCAGGGACCCGGCGCGCAGGACCCGGGCAAGGGCGCGCGCAACCGTGCGGGCGGCTCGTCGTCCGCCGCCGCCTTCACCCCGTGGAGCGTGCGGCCGGCGAAGAGCGCGACCGGCGCCGCCGCGGGCACCGGTGCGGCCGGCCTGCCCCTGTGCACGTACGACGCGCGACGGCTGCTCTGCGCCCAGTCGGGGCTGGTGTCGGCGCTGGACGCGGCCGACGGGCGGGTGCTGTGGCGGCACGCGCTCACCGACGACGACCGGCCGGTCGGGGCGCCGGTGCCGTCGGGCGGTCTGGCCCAGGTGATCACGCACTCGGGCCGACGGCTGGAGGCGCTCGACCCGGCGTCGGGCGCCACGCGCTGGCAGCGCGACCTGTCGGCCTTCCCGGGCGTCAGGACCGTCGGCGGCACCGTGCTGCTCACCGGGACCGACGGCCGGGTGACCGGGGTGGACGCGGCCACCGGCAGGTCCTCGTGGACCCGGCGGATCCCGGGGCTGGGCCAGCCGTACTTCGTGTCGTTCCCGCAGGACCCGCTGGCGTACGCGCAGAGCACGACGCCGGACGGGCGCACCCGGATCACGGCCGTGGACCCCGCGACCGGGAAGGTGCGCTGGGACGAACGGCTCGCCGGGACGCTGGATCTCGTCGGCACCACGGACGGCAGCCTCGTCCTGCTGTCCCGCGACGACGACCGCGGCACGGTCGACGCCGTGGTCCGCTACCGGCCGCGGGACAAGGCGGAGCGGCGGGTGAGGCTGGGCTTCGCGCTCCAGGAGCCGCAGACCACCGTGCACGGGGACCGGGTCTACCTGCTGGCCTTCGACGGATCGCTCGCGGCCGTCGACCTGGCCGGGGGCAAGCAGGTGTGGTCGCTCCAGACGGCCGTGAGCCGGGGCTCGGCTCCGGCCGCGGACGGCCGGCGCGTCTACTTCAGCGCCGCCGACGGGCGGCTGCTCGCCGTCGACGCCGCGAAGGGCAAGCTGCTCGGGCAGACGGCGCTGCGGCTCGGCGCCGACTCGGACAAGGTGGTCGCGACGCTGCCCGCGCCCGAGGCGGTCGACGGCCTGGTGTACGCCGCGGCTCCCGACGGGACCGTCTTCGCGGTCGACGGAGGAGACCCGGCCGGCTGGTGA
- a CDS encoding Ppx/GppA phosphatase family protein: protein MRLGVLDVGSNTVHLLVVDAHPGACPVPAHSHKAELRLAQLLDGDGAIGPEGVDKLIAVVKDALQAAEDKGVEDLLPFATSAVREASNADDVLARVQAETGVELQVLTGAEEARLTFLAARRWFGWSAGKLLVLDIGGGSLEIAYGIDEEPDAAVSLPLGAGRLTAGWLPGDPPEAEDIRALRRHARAQIARTVGEFKRFGTPDHVVATSKTFKQLARIAGAARSVEGPYAQRQLKRESLEAWVPRLAGMTAAQRAELPGVSEGRAGQLLAGALVAEGAMDLFGVEELEICPWALREGVILRKLDHMAST from the coding sequence ATGAGACTCGGTGTCCTCGACGTGGGATCGAACACGGTGCATCTGCTGGTGGTGGACGCACACCCGGGCGCGTGCCCGGTACCCGCGCACTCGCACAAGGCGGAGCTGCGCCTCGCCCAACTCCTCGACGGGGACGGAGCGATCGGCCCCGAGGGCGTCGACAAGCTGATCGCCGTCGTCAAGGACGCGCTCCAGGCAGCCGAGGACAAGGGCGTCGAGGACCTTCTGCCGTTCGCGACCTCCGCCGTGCGCGAGGCCAGCAACGCCGACGACGTCCTCGCGCGCGTGCAGGCCGAGACCGGTGTCGAGCTCCAGGTCCTCACCGGCGCCGAGGAGGCCCGGCTCACCTTTCTCGCCGCCCGCCGCTGGTTCGGCTGGTCCGCCGGGAAACTGCTGGTCCTGGACATCGGCGGCGGCTCCCTGGAGATCGCGTACGGCATCGACGAGGAGCCCGACGCGGCCGTCTCGCTGCCGCTGGGCGCGGGCCGGCTCACCGCGGGCTGGCTGCCGGGCGACCCGCCCGAGGCCGAGGACATAAGGGCGCTGCGCCGTCACGCCCGCGCGCAGATCGCCCGGACGGTGGGGGAGTTCAAGCGCTTCGGCACCCCCGACCACGTCGTCGCCACGTCGAAGACGTTCAAGCAGCTCGCCCGCATCGCCGGTGCCGCCCGTTCCGTGGAGGGCCCGTACGCGCAGCGGCAGCTCAAGCGCGAGTCCCTCGAAGCCTGGGTGCCCCGCCTGGCCGGCATGACGGCCGCCCAGCGGGCGGAGCTCCCCGGGGTGTCCGAGGGCCGGGCCGGCCAGCTCCTCGCCGGCGCGCTGGTGGCGGAGGGGGCGATGGACCTCTTCGGCGTGGAGGAGCTCGAGATCTGTCCCTGGGCGCTCAGGGAGGGCGTCATCCTGCGCAAGCTCGACCACATGGCATCGACCTGA
- a CDS encoding sugar phosphate isomerase/epimerase family protein, with the protein MAEPVVRIPDAKVALSTASVYPESTATAFEIAARLGYDGVEVMVWNDPVSQDIDALRRLSDYHRVPILAVHAPCLLITQRVWSTDPWTKLQRARAAAEKLGASAVVVHPPFRWQRQYARDFVTGIWRMADETDVRFAVENMYPWRYRDREMLAYAPDWDVTKDDYRHFTIDLSHASTARADAMQMIDRMGDRLGHVHLADGNGSAKDEHLVPGRGAQPCAELLERLALTGFDGHVVIEVNTRRAMSSAEREADLAEALAFTRLHLASASSPRPSSDAKVPRR; encoded by the coding sequence ATGGCAGAGCCAGTCGTGCGGATCCCGGATGCGAAGGTCGCCCTGTCGACTGCCTCGGTCTACCCGGAGTCGACGGCGACGGCCTTCGAGATCGCCGCACGCCTCGGGTACGACGGCGTCGAGGTCATGGTCTGGAACGACCCCGTCAGCCAGGACATCGACGCGCTGCGCAGACTCAGCGACTACCACCGCGTCCCGATCCTCGCCGTCCACGCCCCGTGCCTGCTCATCACGCAGCGGGTGTGGTCGACCGACCCGTGGACCAAGCTCCAGCGGGCCCGGGCCGCGGCGGAGAAACTCGGCGCGAGCGCCGTCGTCGTCCACCCGCCGTTCCGCTGGCAGCGCCAGTACGCGCGCGACTTCGTGACGGGCATCTGGCGGATGGCGGACGAGACGGACGTACGGTTCGCCGTCGAGAACATGTACCCCTGGCGCTACCGCGACCGCGAGATGCTCGCCTACGCGCCGGACTGGGACGTCACCAAGGACGACTACCGGCACTTCACGATCGATCTCAGCCACGCCTCGACGGCCCGCGCGGACGCGATGCAGATGATCGACCGCATGGGCGACCGGCTGGGCCACGTCCACCTCGCCGACGGAAACGGTTCGGCGAAGGACGAGCACCTGGTCCCCGGCCGCGGCGCCCAGCCCTGCGCCGAGCTGCTCGAACGGCTCGCGCTGACCGGCTTCGACGGGCACGTCGTCATCGAGGTCAACACGCGGCGCGCGATGTCGAGCGCCGAACGTGAGGCCGACCTGGCGGAGGCCCTGGCCTTCACCCGTCTGCACCTGGCCTCCGCGTCGTCCCCGCGGCCGTCCTCCGACGCGAAGGTGCCCCGGCGATGA
- a CDS encoding TetR family transcriptional regulator, producing MTGVTARRRGRPPRAESGDTRDRILTAAREEFSERGYEKTSVRGIAKAAGVDSALVHHYFGTKEQVFEAAVEVAFAPALDAPDAVADGPLDEVGERLARFVLGVWENPTTRKPLLAIVRSAVNNETAAAVFRGLVVSQLLRRVAARLDLPDAELRVELAAAQLVGCAMLRYVIRVEPLASADLEAIIARVAPVVQGHLTGP from the coding sequence ATGACCGGCGTCACCGCCCGCCGGCGCGGCCGCCCCCCGCGTGCCGAGTCGGGGGACACCCGCGACCGCATCCTGACGGCCGCCCGCGAGGAGTTCTCCGAGCGGGGCTACGAGAAGACGTCCGTGCGCGGTATCGCGAAGGCGGCCGGGGTGGACTCGGCACTCGTGCACCACTACTTCGGCACCAAGGAGCAGGTCTTCGAGGCGGCGGTCGAGGTCGCCTTCGCGCCCGCGCTCGATGCCCCCGACGCCGTCGCCGACGGCCCGCTGGACGAGGTCGGCGAACGGCTCGCCCGGTTCGTCCTCGGTGTCTGGGAGAACCCCACCACCCGCAAGCCGCTGCTGGCGATCGTGCGCTCCGCCGTCAACAACGAGACCGCGGCCGCCGTCTTCCGGGGCCTCGTCGTCTCCCAGCTGCTGCGCCGCGTCGCCGCCCGGCTCGACCTGCCGGACGCCGAACTGCGCGTGGAGCTGGCCGCGGCGCAGCTGGTCGGCTGCGCCATGCTGCGGTACGTGATCCGGGTGGAGCCGCTGGCCTCGGCGGACCTGGAGGCGATCATCGCGCGCGTGGCGCCGGTCGTGCAGGGGCACCTCACCGGTCCGTGA
- a CDS encoding SH3 domain-containing protein, which yields MSVDRVEEVASGGTAEAVTTAAALTYYPIAPGVRLNVRSGPGTGYPVVRVLAEGAKVPIYCQTPGTSVTGPYGTTNIWDNIADGQFVSDSYVRTGSDGYVTSRCA from the coding sequence ATGTCGGTGGACCGTGTCGAAGAGGTCGCGAGCGGGGGGACGGCGGAGGCCGTCACGACGGCGGCGGCTCTCACCTACTACCCGATAGCGCCGGGCGTCCGGCTGAACGTCCGCAGCGGCCCCGGTACCGGATACCCGGTCGTCAGGGTCCTGGCCGAGGGCGCCAAGGTCCCGATCTACTGCCAGACCCCGGGCACCTCGGTGACCGGCCCGTACGGCACGACGAACATCTGGGACAACATCGCCGACGGCCAGTTCGTCTCGGACTCGTACGTCCGGACGGGCAGCGACGGCTATGTGACGTCCCGCTGCGCCTGA
- the ilvD gene encoding dihydroxy-acid dehydratase translates to MPELRSRTVTHGRNMAGARALMRASGVPGADIGRKPIIAVANSFTEFVPGHTHLQPVGRIVSEAITAAGGIPREFNTIAVDDGIAMGHGGMLYSLPSRDLIADSVEYMVEAHCADALICISNCDKITPGMLNAALRLNIPTVFVSGGPMESGRATLVDGTVRTLDLVDAISDAVNDKISDEDILRIEENACPTCGSCSGMFTANSMNCLTEAIGLSLPGNGSVLATHTARRALYEDAGRTVMDITRRYYEQDDETVLPRNIATIAAFENAMALDIAMGGSTNTILHLLAAAQEAGVPFGLEEINEVSRRVPCLAKVAPNVAKDRTYYMEDVHRAGGIPALLGELHRAGLLNEDVHAVHSPSLGDWLKTWDVRAGSPSPEAVELWHAAPGCVRSAEAFSQSERWEALDEDAEGGCIRSAEHAYSKDGGLAVLRGNLAVDGCVVKTAGVDESIWTFEGPAVVCESQEEAVEKILNKQVTDGDVVVIRYEGPKGGPGMQEMLYPTSFLKGRGLGKTCALVTDGRFSGGTSGLSIGHASPEAASGGTIALVEDGDRIRIDIPNRTIELLVDDAELARREAALGGVHAPKNRERKVSAALRAYAAMATSADKGAVRDVSKLG, encoded by the coding sequence ATGCCCGAGCTGAGGTCCCGCACAGTCACCCACGGTCGCAACATGGCGGGCGCCCGCGCCCTTATGCGCGCCTCCGGTGTACCCGGTGCGGACATCGGCCGGAAGCCGATCATCGCCGTGGCGAACAGCTTCACCGAGTTCGTGCCCGGACACACGCACCTCCAGCCGGTCGGCCGCATCGTCAGCGAGGCGATCACCGCGGCCGGGGGCATCCCGCGCGAGTTCAACACGATCGCCGTCGACGACGGCATTGCGATGGGCCACGGCGGCATGCTCTACAGCCTGCCCTCCCGGGACCTGATCGCCGACAGCGTGGAGTACATGGTCGAGGCGCACTGCGCCGACGCCCTGATCTGCATCTCCAACTGCGACAAGATCACCCCGGGCATGCTGAACGCGGCCCTGCGGCTGAACATCCCCACGGTCTTCGTCTCCGGCGGTCCGATGGAGTCCGGCCGCGCCACGCTCGTCGACGGCACCGTCCGCACGCTCGACCTGGTCGACGCGATCTCCGACGCGGTGAACGACAAGATCTCGGACGAGGACATCCTCCGCATCGAGGAGAACGCCTGTCCGACCTGCGGCAGCTGTTCCGGCATGTTCACCGCCAACTCGATGAACTGCCTGACCGAGGCCATCGGCCTCTCCCTGCCCGGCAACGGCTCGGTGCTGGCCACCCACACGGCCCGCAGGGCGCTGTACGAGGACGCGGGCCGCACGGTGATGGACATCACCCGCCGCTACTACGAGCAGGACGACGAGACGGTCCTGCCCCGCAACATCGCCACCATCGCGGCCTTCGAGAACGCCATGGCCCTCGACATCGCGATGGGCGGCTCGACCAATACGATCCTGCACCTCCTCGCCGCCGCGCAGGAGGCGGGCGTCCCCTTCGGCCTGGAGGAGATCAACGAGGTCTCGCGCCGGGTGCCCTGCCTGGCGAAGGTCGCGCCCAACGTCGCCAAGGACCGCACGTACTACATGGAGGACGTGCACCGCGCCGGCGGCATCCCCGCCCTGCTCGGCGAGCTGCACCGCGCCGGCCTGCTCAACGAGGACGTGCACGCGGTCCACAGCCCGTCGCTCGGGGACTGGCTGAAGACGTGGGACGTCCGCGCCGGCTCGCCGTCCCCCGAGGCCGTGGAACTGTGGCACGCGGCCCCCGGCTGCGTCCGCTCCGCCGAGGCCTTCTCCCAGTCCGAGCGCTGGGAGGCGCTGGACGAGGACGCCGAGGGCGGCTGCATCCGCTCCGCCGAGCACGCCTACAGCAAGGACGGCGGTCTCGCCGTCCTGCGCGGCAACCTCGCCGTCGACGGCTGCGTGGTCAAGACGGCCGGCGTCGACGAGTCCATCTGGACCTTCGAGGGCCCGGCCGTCGTCTGCGAGTCGCAGGAGGAGGCCGTCGAGAAGATCCTCAACAAGCAGGTGACCGACGGCGACGTCGTCGTCATCCGCTACGAGGGTCCCAAGGGCGGCCCGGGCATGCAGGAGATGCTCTACCCGACGTCCTTCCTCAAGGGCCGCGGCCTCGGCAAGACCTGCGCCCTGGTCACGGACGGCCGCTTCTCCGGCGGCACCTCGGGCCTGTCCATCGGCCACGCCTCGCCCGAGGCGGCCTCCGGCGGCACCATCGCCCTCGTCGAGGACGGCGACCGCATCCGCATCGACATCCCGAACCGCACGATCGAGCTCCTCGTCGACGACGCCGAACTCGCCCGGCGCGAGGCGGCCCTCGGCGGCGTCCACGCCCCGAAGAACCGTGAGCGCAAGGTGTCCGCCGCCCTGCGGGCCTACGCCGCGATGGCCACGAGCGCAGACAAGGGCGCGGTGCGGGACGTGTCCAAGCTGGGCTGA